The nucleotide window GATTGTTAACTCTCTGCTGTGGGAACCCGGTTCTGCTGCTGATATACGCCATAGCTCCAGATCACAGGCTGCTGCTTATGGAAATTTATCCTGGTTATTAGGAGAACCATTTGAGTATTAGTGTAATATTTCCTGTTAGAGTCGCTAGCAATTCTGATGAATTGCCTCATACTTGATGCATATTATCTGCTCATTAGATCATATAGTATCTTACAAGGCTATGGAATAATTTCTTTCGTTGGATTGTGATATTGAGAGGGATACTTTGTGTATCTATTTCATCAGGTATGTCCAGCTCAAGCAATCACAATAGAAGCAGAGGAGCGTGAAGATGGTAGCCGTAGAACCACTAGGTCACATATCCCTGCACTTGCAGTTTAATAACCACATATGCTTTATTTGTTACCCTTTCATGATGATTTGGAGCTCTACAGGTACGACATCGACATGACGAAATGCATCTACTGTGGTTTCTGCCAAGAAGCCTGTCCCGTTGATGCAATTGTGGAAGGACCTAACTTTGAATTCGCAACCGAGACACACGAGGTCAGCTTTATCACACAGTTTTCTATCCATCTATGCTTTTGTGGCATGCATATTGAACCTTTTGTTATTCCCTCCTTTTCATAGGAACTTCTCTATGACAAAGAAAagcttcttgagaatggagatcGATGGGAGACTGAGATTGCTGAGAATCTGAAGTCAGAGAGTCTCTACCGTTAAAAAAGACATTCTACGACAGTCTTTTGCTTCAAGTTATTTCCCGGGAAAACGTTTTTTCATTGCTTCTGCTAGAAATAAAAAATGAGATCTTATGAGTTTGAAAACTCTTTTGTGTTCCAGCTTTGTGCTGTGTATAATTGATATGTTCTGCTTTTGAAGCGAGACAATACATCCCATATTTTCATTGATTTATATCCATAATACCTGCATGgttaattactatttttcaaaaaatgattttgtaCATGATTATGCTTCTATATAAGAACAATCCGTGGTTAATTACTATTTGTACGTGATTTATATACATACGTGCATGGTTAATTGCTATGATGGCttttatctatttatctatATTTGTACGTCAGAATCTTGTGCTTACCGTTGTAATAATCTCGGGACTTATACATatagactatatatatatatatacatatagactatatatatatatatatatatatatatatatgtcccCGAGATTATTACAATCATCGAATCTTATTACCATGGTAAGCACAAGATTctgatttgatcaaaaaaaaaaaaaaaaaaagcacaagATTCTGACACTCGTGGAGTTTAGGCAGTATCTGAATTTCAAGCCACCAGAAGTTGCCACGTGTATAAACAAGATAGAGTCTTCAACGAGAACCACTAGCTTCAATCTTTCTGGAGAAAACAAGACAAAGAGATTCTgatgagaaagaaaaaatttacaaaacaaaaagaccAAACACATTTGTTAAGTAATGATAATACACTCTCCGTCTCGTCTACACTGCACGAACTTCTCGAACTATCGAAGTAGATCGCAGTGTCAGAGCCGCTTGGTGACTAGATCGGCGGCGGTTCGTATATCCACGGCGGCGTTTGGGGCCGTAGCTGCAGCGGTTATGATGGCCTCTGTGTCCACAGCTTACGCAGAGCTTCTTCCTCCGCCGCAAGACGGTGAAACGCTATCAAACGTACCGCAGACGCTATCAGGTGAAGACTGCAAGAAACAGAGGATACAACGACCCAAATCCAAGAACGCAGAGAAATGCACTGTTAAATGCGTTAACACTTGCATTCGCGGTGGAGACGGAGAAGGACCGCTCAATATCAGAAggttcctctctctctctctctatctctctctttcttctatctctttcttttttcattCACTTTTGGTTACTAATCTTTTCTCTCTTATGACTGTTTCTGATGGAAAAGGCCATTAGTGGTGTTCAAACAAGGGTTTCGTAGCCGTAATTACTGGTAAATTACATTCCTAACGTTGTTGTTCAGCATGAATCTTTAACCTATAGGAGCTGATGattcttgtgtgtgtgtgtgtgtagcTTAGTGGAATGTTCGGATATATGCAACTTGATCGGAGATGGTGACTATGGACCTTGAAACATTATCAATAAGAAGAAACTATGGATAAAGGACCTCATGTACCttcacattattttttttttgatcaaagtaCCTTCACATTATTAAAAATGGTAGAAACGTCTATAACAAAATTTGAGAGTGTCTTAAGCAAAATATAATTTGAGAGTGTCTTGTTTCTTCATGACGTGGTAGCTAACACACGTTGGCTAATCAAAACCTTTTCCTCGTTGATATTATGATATGTTAGGTTGTAATATGGCTGAACAGAATTAATGGGTATACTTTTCGTTACCCTAAAGCCctattaaaatctaaaacccaAAACCCGTATGTTCAGTTTTCAAATTTCGCGGGTTTATTTTAGACG belongs to Brassica rapa cultivar Chiifu-401-42 chromosome A07, CAAS_Brap_v3.01, whole genome shotgun sequence and includes:
- the LOC103830503 gene encoding uncharacterized protein LOC103830503, with translation MIIHSPSRLHCTNFSNYRSRSQCQSRLVTRSAAVRISTAAFGAVAAAVMMASVSTAYAELLPPPQDGETLSNVPQTLSGEDCKKQRIQRPKSKNAEKCTVKCVNTCIRGGDGEGPLNIRRPLVVFKQGFRSRNYCLVECSDICNLIGDGDYGP